Within Bifidobacterium dentium JCM 1195 = DSM 20436, the genomic segment ATCATGCCGTCCATCGGCCATATTGATCCTCGTTTTCATCACTGCCATTTACGCATTCTGCGGGCAGTCTACACCATCGCCTTTCGTTTTCGCTGGGGGTATGGACTGCCCGCAGAATTTCGTATGCCGTCCAACGGGATGTTGGCCGTCAAACGTCAGCTGCGCAGGAACACCGCCATCTCGGTTTCGCCACGATTGGCCCATGCGAAATACGGGATCAGCGTGACTTCCGTCGGTTGACGTTGTGCCGGCTGCCACAGTGCGTACAGCGACTTGTCGGCGGCGCCCTGCGAGGACTCACGCCAAGCGGGAATGGTCAGCGTGACCATCGGCAGATCGACCGGTTCCACTTCGCCCAAGCCTCGTTCGTCCTGTGCGGCGGCCTGCGCATGGAAGGTGATTTCGTTGACTTTGACGGCGTCCGGATCGGCGGCGATTGTCTCGGCATCAGCATGTAGCAGATGCAGATTGTCACCATTGTCGGTGCCTTCCGCGCAGTAGGCCAGCGGGCCGCGGATGAAGGCGACCTTGCCTGCGTCTTCGCGTACGAGAGGATTGGCCGCAATCATCCTGACCGGCATGGGGAAGTCGAAATCGATGACGTCACCGTCACGCCAAGTACCGGTGAGGTAGAGGTAGCCGTCACGGATGGTGCGTGTGATGCGAGAATCCTTCTCACCCGCGGCATGGATGGAGTCGGCGGCCGACTCGCCACCGGCCCAGGCAGGCAGGCGAAGGGCCAAGGCAAAGGGCTCCGGAACCTGCCCCTCATCGGAGGAAGGAAGGGTCACGGTGATGGCGCCGGCGCCATTCCAAGGCATACCGGCCCGCACTTCGAGAGAGACATCGGAACCGCCGAGTTTCGCGGACACCACGCCACCCATATACAGGTGCACATACAGCGTGGAGGCATCGTCGGCCACCGTGTAGGCGTACTGTTGCACGCTTTCGACCATGCGGGCGATGTTCGGCGGGCAGCACGCGCAGCCGAACCACTTCTGACGTACCGGCTTAACGTGGAACTTGCGTTCGTCGCGATGGCAGGCTTCGGGCACGACCTCCAACGGATTCACATAGAAGAAGCTTTTGCCATCGAGCGCCATGCCGGCCAGCGTGGTGTTGTACAAGGCCGATTCCATGACGTCCGCATATTCGGATTTCGGCTGAATCTCAAGCATACGGCGCGCAAAGAACGCGAGTGCGATGGCCGCACAGCTTTCCGAGTAGGCGGTGTCGTTCGGCAGATCGTAGTCGAAGGAGAACGCCTCGCCCATATGCGTGGCACCGATGCCGCCGGTGATATACAGTTTCCTGTCGACGATGTTGCGCCAGAGCGTCTCGCAGGATTCCAGCAGTGTTGCTTCACCTGTGATTCTCGCCACGTCGGCCACGCCTGAGTAGAAGTAGGCGGCGCGCACGGCATGACCGAGCGCCTCCGTTTGTTCCGTGACCGGCTTGTCGGCTTGATAGTAGGCGTAGTTCTGTTCACGTGGCTCGTAGTTGCGACCGTCCTCTTCGGCACGGCGGCGATCTTCGAGTGCAAAGTACAGTGGTTGCTGGCCACGCTGCCGTACGAAGTATTCGGCCAGGCCGGCGTAACGGGTCTCGCCGGTTACCGCAGCCAGCTTCACCAGCGCCATCTCGGCGATCTCATGGCCCGGATAGCCGTGCAGCCTGCCTTCTTCCGTACCAAATCGGGAATCGATGTAATCGGCGAAACGGCAGGCCGCATCAAGTAGCTTGCGTTTGCCCGTGGCCTCGTAGTAGGCGACCGCACCTTCGACCAGATGCCCGAAACAGTACAGTTCGTGATGGTCCTTCAGATTGGTGAAGTGGCGGTCCATGCCGTTGAGAATGTAATAGGTGTCAAGGTAGCCGTTGTCCAGCTGCGCCGCGCACACGATGTCGATGGCCGCGTCGGCTGTGGCCTCGAGTTCGGCGTCGGGATGATGGGTCAGCGAGTAGCCGACCGCTTCGATCCACTTGGAGAAGTCGGTGTCTTGGAACACGAATCCATAGAATTTGCCCGGGTCGGGATGGGCCGGGTCTTCCGGCAGCGCCTCGAAGCCTCGGAAGGTGTATTTCGGCGGCACGAAGGCCTTGCCCTGCTCGTGATGCTCGGCATTCTGCGCGGCCGCGGCCTTGAAGTTGTGCATGCAGTAGCTGGGGGCGGCACCGGGAACGTTGTCGTTCAACGCATTCCACTGATATGGAATCACCGCGGTGCGTACGAGCTCCTGCTCGGCGGCCCAGAACGGGTCGGTGACGGTGGCGTCGCGCAGCGCGATTGGATGGCTGTGGCGGTTATGGATGTCGGTCACGAGAGATTGTCCTTCCGTGCGGGGGTTGTCGTACCGGCAGAGCCGGCGTTCTGGTCTTGTCCGATGGGTTCGAGCACATGTACGTCCATGCCGGGCAGTCGGCCCCACGAGTAGACGGCCATCATGGTGGCGAAGATGGGCACGGCCACACCGAATACCATCATCAGGCCGGGCCACATGTAGTATGCCCAGACGGTGATGAGGAAAAGCAGCAGCACCATGAGACTGCAGAGCGGTCGAGCGATTACCATCGACAGCGAAGTGCGTACCACCCATGGCGCCTTCTCGTCGAAATTGACGTGCACGGCCCAGCTGAGGAATGCGAACAGGCCGTAGATCAGGTTGATGACCAGCAGTGCGCCGGAAATCGCGAATCCCACGGTGCCTAGGTCGTTGTGCTGCACGAACCAGTATTCCCAGATGAGGAGCGTCCAGATGAGCAATTGCGGCCATCCGAACAGGTTGGCGGAGCCAAGCTCCTCCAGCCATGCCTGATGGAAGGTGCTCCAGGTACGTTTGACCGTCCATGAGCGGTCGTCGACGTCAAGCAGCCAAGAGCGGAAGGTGGCATACGATGCGGCGACGGAGGGGAACAGGCCTCCGACGATCAGGCCGAGCAATGTATGCGCCACGAAGGCGACGTTGACGACGACGATCATCATGATGATGCGGCAGAGGAATTCGTAGCCAACGGCGAATCGTTTCATGGCACTACCTCGTTGTATCGCAGTTTCGTTGAAATCCCAATATTTCTATCGTTATAACCATATACCATCCCAACTGCACGACGTGCGTAAAGATGGAGAATTCATTCCGGCACCAGGAGAAGATGGGAGCGTTGCCGGCATGAATCCGCCTCGGGAACGGCGGCGACTAGAGGCCGTTGTCCCATGAATCATGCCATGTGAGCGTGGCGCGGCGCTCATGGATGGCAATTGGCAGGGTGACCAACTCGGAATTGCCCAAATCGTCCGGATCCCAGCGGTCGCCGACATACAGAAAACGGCTTGCGTGCCACCGATCATCGCCGTCGAGCGGCACGATGACGTCGCACTGGGACTGATAGGTATGCGATCCCTCCGGCGTGAATGGCCTGAAATCGCTCCAGGGGCCGTGCAGGTTGGTGGCTGTGGCGACCATGTTGTCGTTGCAGTCCCAGCCGGTCAGTTGCGAGCCGAACCAGTAGTAGACTCCATCTTTTTTGATGAGGATCGGACTTTCGTAACCGGCCCAGTAATCGGTGCCACGCAGGCAGATCACGTCTTCGACGATTGCCAGGTAATCGTCGGAAAGACGGTAGATATGAGTGCCGTGCGGACGGTCCTCGCTGATGATGTAACCGGTACCGTCCTCGTCCTGGAAGACGCCGATGTCACGTGATTCGTAGCCACGGAACTGCAGTGCGCTCAGGAATGCGAACGGGCCGGTCGGCGAGTCGGCGACCGCAGTGCCGATATGCGCATACGTGTAGTCATTTTCTCCGTCGACGTGCAGGTACATCACATATGCGCCGGTTTCGGGGCAGCGCATGACCTTCGGCCGTTCGATGATGCGTCCCGGCCCGGTGATCGTCCCCTCCTCGCCGACTTCCAGCACCGTGTCCTCATTCCTCCACTCCACGAAATTCGTGGTGGAATAACAGGCGACGCCCTGAAAAAGATTGCCGTCGTTCTTGATTTCGCCATACGCATACCAGCGGTCGCCGAACCGTTGCACGCCGATGCCATGCAGTTGCGCGACGTTGCCGTCGGTATCCGTGAACAGCTGGACGCCTTGCATTGTTGCCATGATGGATTGTTCTTTCTTGGTGTGGCGGAAATGGGAATCAGATATCGTTGTCGGGGTTGTCGATGCCGTCGATGTCCCTGCGGTGCGGACCGAGCACCATTCCCCCGTCAGTCGCTTCGACGTTGTAGATGATGCCGTGCGAGACGAGTTCGCGGCCGTTTGAATCCTTTCTCGTCATATTGGTGTGCATGAGCAGCATCGACTGTCCGTCGAAAGCGCGGAACACCATGGCATGACCGGCATCGCGGTAATCCAGCGGGGCGAGCTGCTTCCATGGACCGAGCACCCTTCCGGATTCGCTGATGGCCTGAGCCAGAATGTATTGACCTTTGCTATACGAGGTCCATAGGCAGACAAGCGCGCCGGACGGCGTACGGATGGCGTACGGGCCGTCCGTCACGTATCCGCCGGAGCCTTCGGCGATCAGCCGCAAGGCACGATCGGAATCGAAATCGCCATGCCACCCACCTTGCGGAGCATCGCCATCGGACTCATGCCAGACGCCTTCGCTGGCGGCCCACAGGTGCGACGGCTCCGATCGGCCTACGGACAGGTCGGACGCATCCAATCGAATGGCTTCCATCGTGCCGTCGAACAACTGCACCCATTCGTGCGCGTAGATCATCCACGGTGAACCGTCGGAGTCAACGGCCAGCGTGCCGTCCAACGCCATGGTCCCGGTCGGGGTGGTCGGCGATTGTGGATGAACGGGCACGAACGGGCCGGCGGGAGTGTCGGCGACCAGCACGAACACGCCCCGCTTCTCGCCGACGGTACGGTCGCGGCGGTACCAGTCAGGGCCGGCCTCCGGGCGGACCGGCTTGTCGCGACGGGCGTGCAGGGTCACGAACATCCAGTATCGACCCTGCCATTCGTGCACTTCCGGGGCCCATGGCGAATCACAATCGTCATACCAGGCCCCTACCGGCCGGTCGATCACGTCGAACACCGAGACAGGTTCGCTGAAATGCTTCAAATCCGGGCTGGTATACAGCACCACGGACTTGCCGAAACCGTGTTCGGCGGAACGGTATTGGAAATAGTTGGCGTTGTAGAGGTAGTACAGGCCCGTGCGCCTATCGGCGAGCATAAACGGGTCATGAAGGCTGAAGTCATGCATGCTCAGCGGATAATCGTCGTACATGGTTCTCCGAACGTGATGGATGAGGCGGCTGACAGGCCAACCGCTTGTATGAAACGGCCCGCGTGGCAGGGCAGAGAAGCACGCGGGCCGCTTCCGTCAGGCGTGCCTATGGCTCAGCCCTTGACCGCTCCGATCATGACGCCCTTGTTGAAGTACTTCTGCAGGAACGGATAGATGACCAGCAGAGGCAAGGTGGAGACGATGATCACGCCGTACTTGATCTGATCGGCGAGCTGCTGCTGTTGCATCACGTTCTGGCCACCGGAACCTGAGCCGAGCTGGTTGGTCTGGTTGGCGAGCAGGATGTCACGCAGCACGTTCTGCAGTGGCTGCAGTCCGCTTTCGCGAATGTAGATGAGGCCGGTGAAGTAGTCGTTCCAGTGCCCCACGAAGTAGTACAGGCCGATTACCGCGATGATGGCGGAACTGAGCGGCAGCACGATCTTCATGAAATAACCGAACAGGCTCAGACCGTCGATCTGCGCGGCATCATGCAGGTCCTCAGGGATGGAGGTTTCGAAGAACGAGCGTGCGATGATCAGATTCCATACGCTCACCGCGCCCGGCAGAATGAACACAAGCGGATTGTCGAGCAGGCCGAGGGCCTTGAACAGCAGGTAGTTCGGCACCAGGCCGCCTGCGAAGTACATGGTGAACGTGAACAGGAACAGGATTACGCGGCGGGGTTTGAATTCAACGCGCGACAAACCGAAGGCGGCCGGGAGCGTGACGATCAGGTTCAACGCGGTGCCGAACACGGTGTACAGAATGGTGTTGGTGTAGCCGGTCCAGATGCGGGAATCCTGGAACACGCGGATGTAGCCGGCCACGGTGAAGCCTTTGGGCCACACAGTGACGTTGCCCGCGGAAACCTGGGTCTGGTCGGAGAACGAGGCCACGACGATGAACCAGATCGGATAGATGACCACGGCCACGATCGCCACGATGAGCACCCAAATGATGATGTCGACGATCCAGTCGGAGATGCTGCGCTGTTGGCTCATATGCTTGTTCCACGGAATCTCGTCCACGCTGGTCTTCGGCGCGACGGATGGGGAAACGCTTGCGTTAGTCATGTTGTATTCCTCCTTGCGATTCCCGCGAGATCAGAAG encodes:
- a CDS encoding carbohydrate ABC transporter permease — encoded protein: MTNASVSPSVAPKTSVDEIPWNKHMSQQRSISDWIVDIIIWVLIVAIVAVVIYPIWFIVVASFSDQTQVSAGNVTVWPKGFTVAGYIRVFQDSRIWTGYTNTILYTVFGTALNLIVTLPAAFGLSRVEFKPRRVILFLFTFTMYFAGGLVPNYLLFKALGLLDNPLVFILPGAVSVWNLIIARSFFETSIPEDLHDAAQIDGLSLFGYFMKIVLPLSSAIIAVIGLYYFVGHWNDYFTGLIYIRESGLQPLQNVLRDILLANQTNQLGSGSGGQNVMQQQQLADQIKYGVIIVSTLPLLVIYPFLQKYFNKGVMIGAVKG
- a CDS encoding glycoside hydrolase family 43 protein; this encodes MYDDYPLSMHDFSLHDPFMLADRRTGLYYLYNANYFQYRSAEHGFGKSVVLYTSPDLKHFSEPVSVFDVIDRPVGAWYDDCDSPWAPEVHEWQGRYWMFVTLHARRDKPVRPEAGPDWYRRDRTVGEKRGVFVLVADTPAGPFVPVHPQSPTTPTGTMALDGTLAVDSDGSPWMIYAHEWVQLFDGTMEAIRLDASDLSVGRSEPSHLWAASEGVWHESDGDAPQGGWHGDFDSDRALRLIAEGSGGYVTDGPYAIRTPSGALVCLWTSYSKGQYILAQAISESGRVLGPWKQLAPLDYRDAGHAMVFRAFDGQSMLLMHTNMTRKDSNGRELVSHGIIYNVEATDGGMVLGPHRRDIDGIDNPDNDI
- a CDS encoding YesL family protein, encoding MKRFAVGYEFLCRIIMMIVVVNVAFVAHTLLGLIVGGLFPSVAASYATFRSWLLDVDDRSWTVKRTWSTFHQAWLEELGSANLFGWPQLLIWTLLIWEYWFVQHNDLGTVGFAISGALLVINLIYGLFAFLSWAVHVNFDEKAPWVVRTSLSMVIARPLCSLMVLLLFLITVWAYYMWPGLMMVFGVAVPIFATMMAVYSWGRLPGMDVHVLEPIGQDQNAGSAGTTTPARKDNLS
- a CDS encoding family 43 glycosylhydrolase translates to MATMQGVQLFTDTDGNVAQLHGIGVQRFGDRWYAYGEIKNDGNLFQGVACYSTTNFVEWRNEDTVLEVGEEGTITGPGRIIERPKVMRCPETGAYVMYLHVDGENDYTYAHIGTAVADSPTGPFAFLSALQFRGYESRDIGVFQDEDGTGYIISEDRPHGTHIYRLSDDYLAIVEDVICLRGTDYWAGYESPILIKKDGVYYWFGSQLTGWDCNDNMVATATNLHGPWSDFRPFTPEGSHTYQSQCDVIVPLDGDDRWHASRFLYVGDRWDPDDLGNSELVTLPIAIHERRATLTWHDSWDNGL
- a CDS encoding glycoside hydrolase family 127 protein; the protein is MHNRHSHPIALRDATVTDPFWAAEQELVRTAVIPYQWNALNDNVPGAAPSYCMHNFKAAAAQNAEHHEQGKAFVPPKYTFRGFEALPEDPAHPDPGKFYGFVFQDTDFSKWIEAVGYSLTHHPDAELEATADAAIDIVCAAQLDNGYLDTYYILNGMDRHFTNLKDHHELYCFGHLVEGAVAYYEATGKRKLLDAACRFADYIDSRFGTEEGRLHGYPGHEIAEMALVKLAAVTGETRYAGLAEYFVRQRGQQPLYFALEDRRRAEEDGRNYEPREQNYAYYQADKPVTEQTEALGHAVRAAYFYSGVADVARITGEATLLESCETLWRNIVDRKLYITGGIGATHMGEAFSFDYDLPNDTAYSESCAAIALAFFARRMLEIQPKSEYADVMESALYNTTLAGMALDGKSFFYVNPLEVVPEACHRDERKFHVKPVRQKWFGCACCPPNIARMVESVQQYAYTVADDASTLYVHLYMGGVVSAKLGGSDVSLEVRAGMPWNGAGAITVTLPSSDEGQVPEPFALALRLPAWAGGESAADSIHAAGEKDSRITRTIRDGYLYLTGTWRDGDVIDFDFPMPVRMIAANPLVREDAGKVAFIRGPLAYCAEGTDNGDNLHLLHADAETIAADPDAVKVNEITFHAQAAAQDERGLGEVEPVDLPMVTLTIPAWRESSQGAADKSLYALWQPAQRQPTEVTLIPYFAWANRGETEMAVFLRS